A stretch of the Larimichthys crocea isolate SSNF chromosome IX, L_crocea_2.0, whole genome shotgun sequence genome encodes the following:
- the LOC104939343 gene encoding GRAM domain-containing protein 2B-like isoform X2, which produces MRLKPVEQLSPLLTPSDYETKFERKKSQPSHLSKTNAQYHKLFKEVSKDELLKQSYTCALQRDILYQGKMFVSDNWICFHSKVFGRDTKISIPVVSVTFIKKTKTALLVPNALVIETTSYPHVFVSFLSRNTTYKLLKSICVHLEVDKTCNSTITSSCENSFRVKCPSSLPLDFSRDFSDLDGVVQQRRQEMMESSSSGSQTPDYDKITDFTGLPGTFLNAVKSGEVSVHADIHLQTPSQKHGAALKNGSTKPTRGVAVKDKSAQPVSLHAILLIYLFLVSVLVLSSCYMAFKIVALEHRLNSLVSMGEHIHNEDAVSSRAQNEINAEIYGELSTNLFRLEKIQRNLQKLLEET; this is translated from the exons ATGAG GTTGAAACCTGTGGAGCAGCTTTCACCGTTGCTGACTCCGAGCGACTATGAGACAAAGTTTGAAAGGAAGAAATCGCAGCCCAGCCAT TTATCGAAGACAAACGCTCAGTATCACAAGTTATTCAAGGAGGTCAGCAAAGATGAGTTACTGAAACAAA GTTACACTTGTGCCCTGCAGAGAGACATTTTATATCAGGGCAAAATGTTTGTCTCTGATAACTGGATCTGTTTCCACTCCAAAGTTTTTGGCAGAGATACCAAG ATTTCAATCCCcgtggtctctgtgacgttcATCAAAAAAACTAAGACTGCTTTATTGGTGCCAAACGCTCTTGTGATTGAAACTACGAGTTATCCG cacGTGTTCGTGTCCTTCCTCTCCCGGAACACCACCTACAAACTTTTGAAGTCCATCTGCGTTCATTTGgag gtggATAAGACTTGTAACAGCACCATTACATCCTCCTGTGAAAACAGCTTCAGAGTGAAATGTCCATCGTCTCTTCCTCTG GACTTTTCCAGAGACTTCTCCGACCTCGACGGGGTTGTGCAGCAGAGACGACAGGAGATGATGGAGAGCAGCAGCTCCGGGTCTCAAACTCCAGATTATGACAAAATAACTG ACTTCACCGGCCTGCCAGGGACATTTCTAAATGCAGTGAAGAGCGGAGAGGTTTCAGTCCACGCTGACATCCACCTCCAGACGCCGAGCCAAAAACACGGCGCCGCTCTGAAGAACG GGTCGACTAAACCAACCCGGGGAGTCGCAGTCAAAGACAAATCCGCACAGCCCGTGTCGTTACACGCCATCCTTCTcatctatttgtttct AGTTAGCGTGCTCGTCCTGTCCTCCTGTTACATGGCTTTCAAGATTGTCGCTCTCGAGCATCGTTTGAACTCCTTGGTGTCGATGGGCGAGCACATTCATAATGA AGATGCTGTGAGCTCCAGGGCCCAGAATGAAATAAATGCTGAGATCTATGGAGAACTGTCTACCAACTTGTTCAGGCTAGAAAag ATTCAAAGAAACCTCCAGAAGCTGCTTGAAGAGACTTAA
- the LOC104939343 gene encoding GRAM domain-containing protein 2B-like isoform X1, producing MVLMTEQADRPLTPLSTPEQVFNKDSRGTRSTSEVENGGEKKQKRPGRSPADLHLCLDTELDTSEGRRKPASMRLKPVEQLSPLLTPSDYETKFERKKSQPSHLSKTNAQYHKLFKEVSKDELLKQSYTCALQRDILYQGKMFVSDNWICFHSKVFGRDTKISIPVVSVTFIKKTKTALLVPNALVIETTSYPHVFVSFLSRNTTYKLLKSICVHLEVDKTCNSTITSSCENSFRVKCPSSLPLDFSRDFSDLDGVVQQRRQEMMESSSSGSQTPDYDKITDFTGLPGTFLNAVKSGEVSVHADIHLQTPSQKHGAALKNGSTKPTRGVAVKDKSAQPVSLHAILLIYLFLVSVLVLSSCYMAFKIVALEHRLNSLVSMGEHIHNEDAVSSRAQNEINAEIYGELSTNLFRLEKIQRNLQKLLEET from the exons ATGGTACTGATGACCGAGCAGGCGGACAGACCCCTGACCCCGTTATCCACACCGGAACAAGTTTTCAATAAGGACTCCCGAGGGACTCGGTCGAC GTCTGAGGTTGAGAATGggggagagaagaaacagaagaggcCCGGACGGTCACCTGCAGACCTCCACCTGTGTCTGGACACAGAGTTGGACACCTCAGAGGGCCGGAGGAAACCAGCCAGCATGAG GTTGAAACCTGTGGAGCAGCTTTCACCGTTGCTGACTCCGAGCGACTATGAGACAAAGTTTGAAAGGAAGAAATCGCAGCCCAGCCAT TTATCGAAGACAAACGCTCAGTATCACAAGTTATTCAAGGAGGTCAGCAAAGATGAGTTACTGAAACAAA GTTACACTTGTGCCCTGCAGAGAGACATTTTATATCAGGGCAAAATGTTTGTCTCTGATAACTGGATCTGTTTCCACTCCAAAGTTTTTGGCAGAGATACCAAG ATTTCAATCCCcgtggtctctgtgacgttcATCAAAAAAACTAAGACTGCTTTATTGGTGCCAAACGCTCTTGTGATTGAAACTACGAGTTATCCG cacGTGTTCGTGTCCTTCCTCTCCCGGAACACCACCTACAAACTTTTGAAGTCCATCTGCGTTCATTTGgag gtggATAAGACTTGTAACAGCACCATTACATCCTCCTGTGAAAACAGCTTCAGAGTGAAATGTCCATCGTCTCTTCCTCTG GACTTTTCCAGAGACTTCTCCGACCTCGACGGGGTTGTGCAGCAGAGACGACAGGAGATGATGGAGAGCAGCAGCTCCGGGTCTCAAACTCCAGATTATGACAAAATAACTG ACTTCACCGGCCTGCCAGGGACATTTCTAAATGCAGTGAAGAGCGGAGAGGTTTCAGTCCACGCTGACATCCACCTCCAGACGCCGAGCCAAAAACACGGCGCCGCTCTGAAGAACG GGTCGACTAAACCAACCCGGGGAGTCGCAGTCAAAGACAAATCCGCACAGCCCGTGTCGTTACACGCCATCCTTCTcatctatttgtttct AGTTAGCGTGCTCGTCCTGTCCTCCTGTTACATGGCTTTCAAGATTGTCGCTCTCGAGCATCGTTTGAACTCCTTGGTGTCGATGGGCGAGCACATTCATAATGA AGATGCTGTGAGCTCCAGGGCCCAGAATGAAATAAATGCTGAGATCTATGGAGAACTGTCTACCAACTTGTTCAGGCTAGAAAag ATTCAAAGAAACCTCCAGAAGCTGCTTGAAGAGACTTAA